The proteins below are encoded in one region of Candidatus Thiodiazotropha sp. LNASS1:
- a CDS encoding YcgL domain-containing protein, whose protein sequence is MTVSELPCWIYRSPRKDEMYLYIAREDDFSCVPEALLQRFGKPVQVMEITLTEQRTLAREDIRLVMANLLSQGFHLQMPPKMDVDLYVGD, encoded by the coding sequence GTGACTGTGTCCGAGCTGCCCTGCTGGATCTATCGTAGCCCGCGCAAGGATGAGATGTACCTGTACATCGCCAGGGAAGATGATTTCTCCTGTGTGCCCGAAGCCCTGTTGCAGCGTTTCGGCAAACCGGTGCAGGTCATGGAGATAACCTTGACTGAGCAGCGAACACTTGCTCGTGAGGATATCAGGTTGGTGATGGCCAATTTGCTTTCCCAGGGTTTTCATCTTCAGATGCCACCTAAGATGGACGTCGATCTCTACGTCGGGGATTGA
- a CDS encoding thioredoxin fold domain-containing protein: MKSIIAVTFSLFSILFTSPSWALSAVEYKNLTDGISSDEMIVYESTGKLRHITVFTDIDCGYCRKLHSEVPALNASGVDVRYVAYPRAGIGSDSFKKYVSVYCADNPKKALTSAKMGMLLKPADCKNPVEENYQFGNRLAVKGTPMIVIDDGSVVSGYLSARKLLRRMKVGYVSPPKGSEMFPKVAATRISPEQYLIINEAHLYTRPDTRMQSMGTMQPDVVHKFSLEIEIDGERWLGFRKGGSQYYTQANNLRLIPSVATQSIKSKKYAAVRPTALYISPDKSAKKMADMPARSYFRFNLEVRNENGRWLGFSRNGIKYYAPATDLEEI; encoded by the coding sequence ATGAAAAGCATCATTGCAGTTACCTTTTCTCTATTTTCTATATTATTCACATCTCCATCATGGGCGCTCAGTGCAGTTGAGTATAAAAACCTCACCGATGGTATTTCATCAGATGAGATGATTGTCTACGAATCGACCGGTAAATTGCGCCACATTACTGTGTTTACAGATATTGATTGCGGTTACTGCAGAAAACTGCACAGCGAGGTGCCTGCATTGAATGCATCCGGTGTGGATGTTCGTTATGTCGCATATCCTCGTGCCGGAATTGGATCGGACAGCTTTAAAAAGTATGTCTCTGTATATTGTGCAGACAACCCGAAGAAGGCACTGACTAGCGCTAAGATGGGGATGCTGTTGAAGCCGGCGGATTGTAAAAATCCGGTGGAAGAAAACTACCAGTTTGGAAATAGATTGGCAGTCAAAGGCACGCCAATGATAGTGATTGATGACGGATCGGTCGTCAGCGGTTATTTGTCTGCGCGCAAGCTGTTACGCCGAATGAAGGTTGGCTATGTCTCGCCGCCAAAAGGGAGTGAGATGTTCCCGAAAGTTGCAGCAACCCGTATTTCGCCAGAGCAGTATTTGATAATAAACGAGGCGCACCTGTACACCAGGCCGGATACTCGTATGCAGTCGATGGGTACGATGCAACCCGATGTTGTGCACAAGTTCAGCTTGGAAATTGAAATAGATGGTGAACGATGGTTGGGTTTCAGAAAAGGTGGCAGTCAATACTACACACAAGCAAACAACCTGCGGCTGATTCCAAGTGTAGCGACACAGTCGATAAAATCGAAAAAGTATGCAGCGGTCAGACCTACGGCTTTGTATATTTCGCCAGACAAATCAGCTAAAAAAATGGCTGACATGCCGGCGAGGAGTTACTTTCGTTTCAATCTTGAGGTTAGGAACGAGAACGGACGATGGCTGGGTTTTAGTCGAAACGGAATAAAATATTATGCACCGGCTACTGATCTCGAGGAGATATAA
- a CDS encoding phospholipase D family protein — MVFKLKQILQNPGLSISQLLSFLLLVLQTSFVQAGMLDIMTQAAKQHPGKSAVYVLEKGEESLLTRAWLTEAVDKTIDVQYFIWSTDNIGTLASESLLSAAERGARIRVIVDDLLIDAEPVTMLSLDAHPNIQIKVYNPVHSVGTGFLTRLWHLITDFRGSNQRMHDKVVIYDQTVAITGGRNMADEYYDYDHAYNFRDRDVMVVGSVLPKIQQSFNLFWGSPLSVSLDILLAEEKQRLTAKQIDDYVDWLRQYAQHPQNFAPEVRNDITGMGERVDKIFAGMQWTSVDYLHDIPGKNNQIHQLDGGGQTTTSLINLLSEAKRQVLIESPYLIMPEGGFEFFSEMLAKGIEIAIVTNSLESTDNLQAYSGYQKQKQRLLDLGIKIYEFRSKPGIYRRLIDRHEQLGKEVPIFALHAKSMVIDDRITYIGTFNFDPRSANLNTEVGLVIRDERIAQQVAQAIRQDMATENSWEANISDEQQNVGFLKRVKVFLWGLLPLEPIL, encoded by the coding sequence ATGGTATTTAAACTCAAACAGATTTTACAAAACCCTGGGCTGTCCATCTCTCAGCTGCTTAGCTTTCTGTTACTGGTCCTGCAGACATCATTCGTGCAAGCCGGCATGTTGGATATCATGACTCAGGCTGCAAAGCAGCATCCCGGCAAAAGTGCGGTTTACGTCCTGGAGAAAGGAGAAGAGTCCCTCTTAACAAGAGCATGGCTTACAGAAGCTGTTGATAAAACCATCGATGTCCAATATTTTATCTGGAGCACCGACAATATCGGGACCTTGGCCAGCGAAAGCCTGCTCAGTGCCGCCGAACGCGGCGCCAGGATACGGGTCATCGTCGATGACCTCTTGATCGACGCCGAGCCGGTGACAATGCTTTCACTGGATGCCCATCCTAACATCCAGATCAAGGTCTATAATCCCGTGCATTCTGTGGGCACCGGTTTTTTGACCCGTCTCTGGCACCTGATCACAGACTTCCGAGGCTCCAACCAACGCATGCATGACAAAGTGGTGATCTACGATCAAACTGTAGCCATCACCGGCGGCCGCAATATGGCCGATGAGTATTACGATTACGATCATGCCTATAATTTCCGTGACCGGGATGTCATGGTTGTCGGGTCCGTATTGCCGAAGATACAACAGAGTTTCAATCTCTTTTGGGGGAGTCCGCTTTCCGTTTCCCTCGACATCCTGTTGGCTGAGGAGAAACAGCGATTGACGGCAAAGCAGATTGACGACTATGTCGATTGGTTACGCCAATATGCCCAACATCCGCAGAATTTCGCCCCTGAAGTTCGCAATGACATCACTGGCATGGGTGAGCGCGTCGATAAAATCTTTGCCGGGATGCAGTGGACCAGTGTGGACTACCTCCACGATATACCCGGCAAAAACAACCAAATCCATCAGCTCGATGGCGGTGGACAAACCACTACCTCCCTTATCAATCTATTGTCGGAAGCCAAGCGCCAGGTTCTGATAGAAAGCCCTTATCTGATCATGCCGGAAGGGGGCTTCGAATTTTTTTCCGAAATGTTGGCTAAAGGTATCGAAATTGCCATCGTCACAAACTCCCTCGAATCCACAGATAATCTCCAGGCCTATTCGGGGTACCAAAAGCAGAAACAGAGACTGCTCGATCTCGGCATCAAGATCTACGAATTCCGATCTAAACCAGGTATCTATCGGCGACTGATCGATCGCCATGAACAACTGGGCAAGGAGGTGCCGATCTTTGCCTTGCATGCCAAGTCCATGGTCATCGACGACCGTATAACCTATATCGGAACCTTCAATTTCGACCCAAGATCAGCAAACCTGAACACGGAAGTAGGACTCGTAATACGCGATGAGAGGATTGCGCAACAGGTAGCGCAGGCGATCCGTCAGGACATGGCGACTGAAAATAGCTGGGAAGCAAATATATCCGATGAACAGCAAAATGTCGGATTCCTGAAAAGAGTGAAAGTCTTCCTCTGGGGCTTGCTGCCTCTTGAACCCATTCTCTAA
- a CDS encoding SlyX family protein, whose protein sequence is MNDRIIDLESRMAFQEQAIHTLSETLIEQQRTIDSLNRTVETLRQRLQALDPSPLQPGETEPPPPHY, encoded by the coding sequence ATGAACGACCGCATTATCGACCTGGAGAGTCGGATGGCTTTTCAGGAACAGGCCATACACACCCTCAGTGAAACCCTTATCGAGCAACAACGCACCATCGATTCCCTCAACAGAACCGTAGAGACACTACGTCAACGCCTGCAGGCGCTGGACCCATCACCGCTGCAACCTGGTGAGACTGAACCTCCTCCACCGCACTATTGA
- a CDS encoding metalloregulator ArsR/SmtB family transcription factor yields the protein MNEPIDPRLTDEEDTSLTANALKAMAHPLRWKILCSLGENELSVGEIVERTGTSQSNISQHLEQLRNKNIVVSRKEANRIYYRIRNHQLLELIGIMRNVLCPANLDDRYPR from the coding sequence ATGAACGAGCCAATCGACCCACGCCTGACCGATGAAGAAGACACATCGCTCACCGCCAATGCCCTCAAGGCCATGGCCCATCCGTTGCGGTGGAAGATTCTCTGCTCGCTGGGGGAGAATGAGCTCTCAGTCGGCGAAATCGTAGAACGTACCGGTACGTCACAGAGCAATATCTCTCAACATCTTGAACAGTTGCGAAACAAAAACATCGTGGTATCGCGCAAAGAGGCTAACCGCATCTACTACCGCATTCGCAACCATCAGCTACTGGAGCTGATCGGTATCATGCGGAATGTACTCTGCCCGGCCAATCTCGACGACCGCTACCCAAGATAG
- a CDS encoding response regulator produces MKRYAGFKLLIVDDHAHNLFTLRTLVERYMDVEILEATSGQQALDIAVREPGIDLVILDVQMPEMDGFQTASMLKIRKKTKDIPIIFLTAAFKTEEFQLKGYEVGGVDYLLKPIDDNQLLNKISTYFRLIEKERELNKILEQKVAERTAELAAAKQHLENIITYMGEALLVLNPEGEIESVNPAACKMLDYSEADLLRMSIGDVFEEEAEEQAGAFFGTWLEALIRTGALSRIEASFIAKDGRRVPILFSRTAVKDSTGNISHIICIAKDMTGYIRDMDAVQNAS; encoded by the coding sequence ATGAAGAGATACGCCGGTTTCAAACTCCTGATCGTGGACGACCACGCGCACAACCTGTTCACCCTGCGTACGCTGGTTGAGCGCTATATGGACGTGGAGATTCTGGAGGCCACATCGGGTCAACAGGCTCTCGACATCGCAGTCAGGGAACCCGGTATCGACCTTGTCATTCTGGATGTACAGATGCCGGAGATGGACGGTTTTCAGACCGCATCGATGCTGAAAATCCGTAAAAAGACCAAAGACATCCCAATCATCTTCCTTACTGCCGCATTCAAGACCGAAGAGTTCCAGCTCAAGGGTTATGAGGTAGGTGGTGTCGACTATCTGCTGAAACCCATCGATGACAACCAATTGCTGAATAAGATCAGCACCTATTTCAGACTCATCGAAAAAGAGCGGGAACTCAACAAAATCCTGGAACAAAAGGTGGCGGAAAGAACCGCAGAACTGGCCGCCGCCAAGCAACACCTTGAAAATATCATAACCTATATGGGTGAGGCACTGCTGGTGCTCAATCCCGAGGGCGAGATCGAATCCGTCAACCCTGCCGCCTGCAAGATGCTTGACTACAGCGAGGCGGATCTTCTGCGAATGTCGATCGGCGATGTTTTCGAAGAGGAGGCAGAGGAGCAGGCGGGCGCCTTCTTCGGCACCTGGCTGGAGGCATTGATACGAACCGGAGCCCTGAGCCGAATCGAGGCAAGTTTCATCGCCAAGGACGGTCGGCGTGTTCCGATTCTCTTCTCTCGTACCGCGGTTAAAGACAGCACGGGAAATATCAGCCATATTATATGTATCGCAAAGGATATGACTGGTTATATCCGCGACATGGATGCCGTGCAGAACGCATCCTAA
- a CDS encoding hybrid sensor histidine kinase/response regulator gives MKIRTQILILLFLFGFAPLTAMVMTNLPFVLDRLEFFYHKAYLQNLRADFRDLDEHLASRHEMLRLLAKLPEPGLILGQRDLEEGQEQIDHARVRYTKWINQILRDHLDIFQILFLDLEGNPRFWLELNARTQQWEPTIKKPDMPSRDFFQHNILQEYGRVAVSKISLNPNVSHLDPRRFMTLRMISPIIGPDRQERVVPLGAVVVNIDVGGMASAYRNTLWVTNDGAYLDERLKGSAEQRAFEDFTGLQAIFDKNSLALWEGGQGRQVIWVPLFSTEGSGPLWVGRPVDPSPLHKFRNVLIIRVMTIVVIALVILFIVARFIAMRAEQFGQKLRDGVGRVLREDEAVEFNWKGSQEIKQLGQQLTELAEHHSKQAGAQRQHARQLEESNRYKSQFLANVSHELRTPLNSILLLSKMLNEAPESLSAEQTRQLQVIHEAGRDLRALIDNILDLSRIEAGKASISLQQIPIKPLVSDLIEMVKPQFDAKGLQLSLEYAPTLPESILSDQDKVRQILKNFLSNALKFTHQGGAKVRVFMQPEVELHPLCFAVEDSGVGIPTSKHELIFEAFKQADGSTSRRFGGTGLGLSISRELAQLLGGEISLESEEGSGARFTLCLPLELDHSLLSSHQIELQVTEEPRLMQERIPTLAITSMAEPSKTPFADQRVLVVDGDLQSLLTLTPLLEGWGFEVTAAYDGQEAIDTLKDDPDFNIVLMDIMMLEQDGYDTIRHIRNKMKLDTLKVIVLSAKNAAEDRSLCLDAGADEVLTKPVSPEKLQALFSVHIETE, from the coding sequence GTGAAAATTCGCACTCAGATTCTGATACTGCTGTTTCTCTTTGGTTTCGCACCTTTGACCGCGATGGTAATGACGAATCTGCCGTTTGTCCTGGATCGCCTCGAATTTTTCTATCACAAGGCCTATCTGCAGAATCTGCGTGCGGATTTCCGCGATCTCGATGAACATCTTGCAAGCCGTCACGAGATGTTGCGACTACTGGCGAAACTCCCCGAACCTGGCCTCATCCTGGGACAACGCGACTTGGAAGAGGGACAGGAGCAAATCGATCACGCACGGGTACGCTACACCAAATGGATCAACCAGATCCTTCGCGACCATCTCGATATATTTCAGATCCTTTTTCTCGATCTTGAAGGCAATCCCCGCTTCTGGCTGGAGTTGAATGCCCGGACTCAACAGTGGGAACCGACAATCAAAAAACCGGATATGCCATCCAGAGATTTTTTTCAACACAATATCCTCCAGGAGTATGGACGGGTCGCAGTCAGTAAAATCAGTCTTAACCCCAATGTGTCCCATTTGGATCCCAGGCGATTCATGACCCTGCGGATGATCAGTCCGATAATCGGGCCCGACCGTCAGGAGCGAGTGGTTCCATTGGGTGCCGTGGTGGTCAATATCGACGTAGGGGGCATGGCCAGCGCCTACCGCAACACACTTTGGGTCACCAATGATGGCGCTTACCTGGATGAGCGTCTCAAGGGAAGCGCCGAGCAACGCGCATTTGAGGACTTCACCGGCCTGCAGGCAATCTTCGACAAGAATAGCCTGGCACTCTGGGAAGGCGGTCAGGGCAGACAGGTAATCTGGGTACCGCTCTTCAGCACCGAAGGTTCCGGTCCCTTATGGGTTGGTCGGCCAGTCGATCCCTCACCTCTGCATAAGTTCCGCAATGTCCTGATCATTCGTGTCATGACTATCGTAGTCATTGCCTTGGTTATCCTGTTCATCGTTGCCCGATTTATCGCCATGCGTGCAGAACAGTTCGGTCAAAAGCTACGTGATGGTGTGGGGCGGGTCCTGCGTGAGGATGAAGCGGTAGAGTTTAACTGGAAAGGGTCGCAAGAGATAAAACAGCTGGGGCAGCAGCTGACTGAACTCGCGGAGCATCATTCAAAACAGGCCGGGGCGCAACGCCAGCACGCACGACAACTGGAAGAGTCCAATCGCTACAAATCCCAGTTCCTGGCCAATGTCAGCCATGAACTGCGAACCCCCCTCAACTCCATCCTGTTGTTGTCCAAGATGCTCAATGAGGCGCCCGAGAGTCTGTCCGCTGAACAGACGAGACAGCTGCAGGTCATTCATGAGGCCGGACGCGATCTGCGGGCCCTGATCGACAACATCCTCGATCTGTCGCGAATCGAGGCGGGTAAAGCAAGTATCAGTCTGCAGCAGATCCCCATCAAGCCTCTGGTTTCAGACCTTATCGAAATGGTGAAACCCCAGTTCGACGCCAAGGGCCTGCAGCTCTCCCTCGAATATGCACCTACGCTGCCGGAGAGCATCCTGTCGGATCAGGACAAAGTTCGTCAGATTCTGAAGAATTTCCTCTCCAATGCTCTCAAATTCACCCATCAAGGCGGGGCTAAGGTACGCGTTTTTATGCAGCCGGAAGTGGAACTTCATCCCCTATGCTTTGCCGTTGAAGACAGTGGTGTCGGGATTCCCACGAGTAAGCACGAGCTGATTTTCGAGGCGTTCAAGCAGGCGGATGGCTCCACCAGTCGGCGTTTCGGCGGTACAGGTCTGGGACTGAGTATCAGCCGTGAGCTGGCTCAACTGCTGGGCGGCGAGATAAGCCTGGAAAGCGAAGAAGGATCCGGGGCCAGATTTACTCTGTGCCTGCCGCTGGAGCTCGATCACAGTCTGCTCTCTTCCCATCAGATCGAGTTGCAGGTGACGGAGGAGCCGCGGCTGATGCAGGAAAGAATCCCTACTCTGGCAATCACTTCAATGGCGGAACCATCGAAGACACCCTTTGCAGATCAACGCGTCCTGGTCGTGGATGGTGATCTGCAGAGCCTGCTTACTCTTACACCGTTGTTGGAGGGCTGGGGATTTGAGGTGACTGCCGCATATGACGGCCAAGAGGCCATTGATACCCTAAAAGATGATCCGGATTTCAACATTGTCTTGATGGACATCATGATGCTGGAGCAGGATGGCTATGATACGATCAGGCATATACGCAACAAGATGAAGCTCGATACACTCAAAGTGATCGTACTAAGCGCGAAGAATGCGGCGGAAGACCGCAGCCTGTGCCTGGATGCCGGAGCAGATGAAGTTTTAACCAAGCCGGTCTCCCCAGAGAAGCTGCAGGCACTTTTTAGTGTGCATATAGAGACAGAATGA
- a CDS encoding peroxiredoxin, with amino-acid sequence MLNPGDKAPPFELPDADMHIINSNHFLGNQNLVIYFYPKDDTTGCTIEALELSDLMDEFSALDTQVIGISRDNCVSHAAFRDKHGLTVQLLADTEGEVCNDYDVWREKEKNGEKRMGILRSTFIIDKAGIIREALYDVKPKGHATQVLEKVKKIT; translated from the coding sequence ATGCTCAACCCTGGAGATAAAGCACCACCCTTTGAGTTACCGGACGCTGACATGCATATCATCAATTCCAATCATTTTCTCGGTAACCAGAACCTGGTGATCTATTTCTATCCGAAAGACGATACCACCGGTTGTACCATTGAGGCATTGGAACTCTCGGACCTGATGGATGAGTTTTCCGCGCTGGATACTCAGGTGATAGGCATCAGTCGGGACAACTGCGTCAGCCATGCCGCATTCCGCGATAAACACGGTCTCACCGTGCAGTTGCTGGCGGATACCGAGGGCGAGGTATGCAACGACTATGATGTCTGGCGGGAAAAGGAGAAAAACGGCGAGAAAAGAATGGGCATCCTACGCTCGACGTTTATCATCGACAAAGCGGGTATCATAAGAGAGGCGCTGTATGACGTGAAACCGAAAGGTCATGCAACCCAGGTACTGGAGAAGGTGAAGAAGATCACTTAG
- a CDS encoding XrtA/PEP-CTERM system-associated ATPase — MYDDFYKLDGKPFQLTPDHKFFFNSKGHNRAMAYLRYGLEQGEGFIVITGGIGTGKTTLVRNLFDELSSMNVMAAQLVTTQVDPDDMLRMVCASFGLAHEGLNKATLLHNLEAIARARHAEGKQMLLVVDEAQNLPPRSVEELRMLSNFQVNNKALVQTFLLGQEEFKRTLQSPGMEQVRQRIIASYHLDPLSAEETEKYILHRLQLVGWKEDPTFAEGVFPMIFEFTGGVPRRINAMCDRMMLYGCLEELHTLEKDAVLSVMQELEQEVSFDPPGTEEAEQSQQLASVSPLHPTGGGVNGNQAAATQPSPQTLAHADELVYRIQDLEKEISSLKKTLRNEQKLLRKAILLQMDLDEYEDLD, encoded by the coding sequence ATGTACGATGACTTTTACAAGCTTGACGGAAAACCATTCCAGCTGACGCCGGATCATAAATTCTTCTTCAACAGTAAGGGACATAATCGTGCCATGGCCTATTTGCGTTACGGTCTTGAGCAGGGAGAGGGGTTTATCGTCATCACGGGGGGCATAGGTACCGGCAAGACCACCCTGGTACGCAATTTGTTCGATGAATTGAGCAGTATGAATGTCATGGCCGCCCAGTTGGTTACCACCCAGGTCGATCCTGACGATATGTTGCGTATGGTCTGTGCCTCTTTTGGTCTGGCTCATGAGGGGCTCAACAAGGCTACCCTGCTGCATAATCTGGAGGCCATAGCACGCGCTCGGCATGCAGAAGGAAAGCAGATGTTGCTGGTGGTGGATGAGGCGCAGAACCTGCCGCCCCGATCGGTCGAGGAGTTGCGCATGCTCTCCAACTTCCAGGTCAACAACAAGGCCTTGGTACAGACCTTTCTCCTGGGTCAGGAGGAGTTCAAACGCACCCTGCAGAGTCCGGGAATGGAACAGGTGAGACAACGTATTATCGCCTCCTACCATCTGGATCCGTTGAGCGCAGAGGAGACGGAAAAGTATATCCTGCATCGACTGCAACTGGTCGGCTGGAAGGAGGATCCCACTTTTGCAGAGGGTGTTTTTCCGATGATTTTCGAGTTCACTGGCGGTGTGCCTCGCCGGATCAATGCGATGTGCGACAGAATGATGCTGTATGGCTGTCTGGAAGAGCTCCATACCCTGGAGAAGGATGCTGTATTGTCGGTGATGCAGGAGCTGGAGCAAGAGGTCAGTTTTGATCCTCCCGGTACCGAAGAGGCAGAGCAGTCACAGCAGCTTGCATCCGTCTCCCCGCTGCATCCGACCGGAGGGGGGGTGAATGGTAATCAGGCGGCGGCAACCCAGCCCTCACCGCAGACCCTGGCCCATGCCGATGAACTGGTTTATCGGATACAAGACCTTGAAAAGGAGATCAGCAGTCTGAAAAAGACGCTGAGAAACGAGCAGAAGCTGCTGCGAAAGGCGATTCTGCTGCAGATGGATCTGGATGAGTATGAGGATCTTGATTAA
- a CDS encoding AEC family transporter: MHSSLFLQILQVTLPVFGIALLGYIYGRLCGSDILSVNRINMQLFVPALLFYVLSEKIPDTQEWKTIAWGALMIIIVSGIVSFPLSRLLGIRPRVLLPSMMFSNAGNLGLPLAALAFGDQLLPLAVVAFVVSISLHFSLGIWLVSGRIHPTELLRNPVFLATLAGVMANAFDWHTPSILMPGLVMLSEVAIPLMLVSLGVRLIHIELRYWRAGLSGALLCPLSGLIGAWLAITWLQPNDQMREILLLFSILPPAVMNYLLAESYHQSPQEVATMVAFGNLASLIVIPIALAFIL, translated from the coding sequence ATGCATTCTTCGCTATTCCTACAGATCTTACAGGTGACACTGCCGGTATTCGGCATAGCTCTGCTTGGCTATATCTATGGTCGCCTCTGCGGGTCCGATATCCTCTCGGTCAACCGTATCAATATGCAGTTGTTCGTGCCTGCCCTGTTGTTCTATGTCCTGTCAGAGAAGATCCCCGACACTCAGGAGTGGAAGACCATTGCCTGGGGCGCACTCATGATCATCATCGTCTCCGGTATCGTTTCCTTCCCCTTGTCCCGCCTCCTCGGTATCCGACCAAGGGTGTTGTTGCCCTCCATGATGTTCAGCAATGCCGGCAATCTTGGACTACCCCTGGCGGCGCTGGCCTTTGGTGATCAGCTGCTGCCCCTGGCGGTTGTAGCCTTTGTGGTTTCCATAAGTCTCCATTTCAGTCTCGGAATCTGGCTGGTCAGTGGCCGGATTCACCCCACCGAGCTGCTGCGCAATCCGGTTTTTCTGGCCACCCTGGCGGGCGTTATGGCCAATGCCTTCGACTGGCATACACCGAGCATACTCATGCCTGGCCTGGTCATGCTTTCAGAGGTGGCGATACCCTTGATGCTGGTCTCACTTGGGGTTCGCTTGATCCATATCGAACTCCGCTACTGGCGAGCAGGGCTGTCAGGCGCCTTGCTTTGTCCGCTAAGCGGCCTGATAGGCGCATGGCTAGCCATCACCTGGTTGCAACCCAATGATCAGATGCGCGAGATCCTGCTGCTATTCAGTATTCTGCCCCCCGCAGTGATGAACTATCTGCTGGCTGAGAGTTATCATCAATCTCCACAGGAAGTCGCTACGATGGTCGCATTCGGCAATCTGGCAAGTTTGATCGTGATTCCCATCGCCCTCGCTTTTATTTTATGA
- a CDS encoding sigma 54-interacting transcriptional regulator produces MSSQISIAGLPSEDRNLHLSFDAGTILLNDQRMVLMHTHAMGALRKELMDTLGMERARGVLIRMGYASGAKDAELARKLLPESTDEELLMMGPRLHTLEGVVHVKPIKVDIDIRQRHFYGEFLWENSHEAEEHLKLFGIHHDPVCWTQIGYASGYTSEIMGRFIAYREVDCRAKGDRHCRIIGRPIEEWDNAEEERSYYRPDPMAEQLLALQDEVNHLRDSLQEETGIGDMVGASQPFIQACDMLRKVADSHVTVLLLGETGVGKEMFARALHSISPLAKNPFIAINCATIPDELIESELFGVEKGAYTGAQQSRPGRFERAHGGTLFLDEVGELSMNAQAKLLRVLQEGEIERVGDTRTRKVDVRVVAATNVDLQEAVSDGRFRSDLYYRLNIYPVIIPPLRDRKDDIELLVTRFLEKYTARHGKRVSGITEKALEALKDYDWPGNIRELENMIERGVIIVTPGDAIDLKDLFPCLSMSPEVPLFNNSNEKDGGDVESLASQVIDQSTSLEEMETLLLETAVKKASGNLSQAARILGITRPQLAYRLKKREQE; encoded by the coding sequence ATGTCATCCCAAATCAGCATTGCCGGTCTGCCCTCGGAGGACCGAAATCTGCACCTGTCATTCGATGCGGGCACGATTCTGCTCAACGATCAGCGCATGGTATTGATGCACACCCATGCTATGGGAGCGTTGCGTAAAGAGCTCATGGATACATTGGGTATGGAGCGGGCCAGAGGCGTCCTTATCCGCATGGGATACGCATCCGGCGCCAAGGATGCAGAGCTTGCCCGTAAACTGTTACCTGAATCCACCGATGAAGAGCTGTTGATGATGGGGCCTCGCCTGCACACCCTGGAAGGTGTGGTGCACGTAAAACCCATTAAGGTCGATATAGACATCCGTCAGCGCCACTTCTATGGTGAATTTCTTTGGGAGAACTCCCATGAAGCCGAAGAACACTTAAAGCTTTTCGGCATTCATCACGATCCTGTCTGCTGGACCCAGATCGGTTACGCCTCAGGGTATACCAGTGAGATTATGGGACGTTTCATCGCCTATCGCGAGGTTGACTGCCGCGCCAAAGGCGATCGCCACTGCCGCATCATCGGCAGGCCCATCGAAGAGTGGGATAACGCCGAAGAGGAGCGTAGTTACTACCGTCCCGATCCGATGGCAGAGCAGTTGTTGGCGCTACAGGATGAGGTCAACCATCTACGTGACTCGCTGCAGGAGGAGACAGGCATTGGCGACATGGTTGGCGCATCTCAACCCTTCATACAAGCCTGCGATATGTTGCGTAAGGTGGCTGACAGTCATGTCACCGTGTTGCTGCTTGGTGAAACAGGTGTCGGCAAGGAGATGTTCGCCCGTGCACTCCACAGCATCAGCCCATTGGCAAAAAACCCATTCATTGCCATCAACTGCGCGACAATCCCGGATGAATTGATCGAATCGGAACTATTCGGCGTGGAGAAAGGCGCCTACACCGGCGCTCAGCAGTCGCGTCCCGGGCGTTTCGAACGCGCGCATGGCGGTACGCTTTTCCTCGACGAAGTGGGTGAACTCTCAATGAACGCACAGGCCAAGCTTCTGCGTGTGCTGCAGGAAGGGGAGATAGAACGGGTGGGTGATACCCGGACCCGCAAGGTTGATGTACGGGTTGTAGCCGCGACAAACGTGGATCTGCAGGAGGCGGTGTCTGACGGGCGATTCCGCTCCGATCTCTACTATCGCTTAAATATCTATCCGGTTATCATCCCACCGCTTCGTGATCGCAAGGACGATATCGAACTGCTGGTAACCCGTTTTCTTGAAAAGTACACCGCCCGGCATGGCAAGCGGGTCAGCGGTATCACTGAAAAGGCGCTGGAGGCGCTTAAGGACTACGACTGGCCGGGTAATATCCGGGAGCTAGAAAATATGATCGAACGGGGAGTTATCATTGTCACCCCGGGGGATGCAATCGATCTCAAAGACCTGTTTCCATGTCTCAGCATGAGTCCGGAAGTCCCGCTGTTCAACAACTCAAACGAAAAGGATGGCGGAGACGTTGAATCGCTTGCCAGTCAGGTGATAGACCAATCGACCAGTCTCGAAGAGATGGAGACACTGCTGCTGGAGACCGCGGTAAAGAAGGCCAGTGGCAACCTGAGCCAAGCGGCGCGTATCTTAGGCATCACCCGTCCGCAATTAGCCTATCGTTTGAAAAAGCGTGAGCAGGAATAG